TCTCAGCAGTAATGGTGACGTTATTGCTTGTCGGCACTTTTCTTGTCATCATGTTTAATTTAAATAACATCGCAAAGAACATTGAAAATGATGTCGAAATACGAGTTCTCATTGATGTAACAGCAAATCAGGACCAACGAGATCAATTGAAAAAAAAGCTGGAAAGCCTGCCGCAAGTTGAAAGCGTCACGTTCTCATCAAAAGATGAGGAACTAGAAAATTTAATTAGTAGTTTTGGCGAAGAAGGGGAAGCCTTCAAGCTTTTTGAACAAGAAAATCCACTGAATGATGTTTTTGTGATTAAGACGAAAAACCCAGAAGATACGCCAGCTACTGCCCAAAAAATTGAAAAGTTTGATCACGTATCAGATGTCCGTTATGCTGAAGAAACGGTTGAAAGACTTTTTAAAGTTGTAAACATCGGAAGAAACGTAGGGATTGTGTTAATTATCGGCCTCGTTTTTACGGCCATGTTCTTAATTTCTAATACGATCAAGGTAACCATCTTTGCGAGAAGACGAGAAATTGAGATTATGAAACTTGTTGGAGCAACGAATTGGTTTATTCGCTGGCCGTTTTTTCTAGAAGGTTTATTCCTTGGGGTATCAGGATCGATCATTCCGATAATTATTTTGATCATCATTTACAAACGTTTTGTCGAGTGGGCGAATCCTTATGTTCAAGGATCCTTTATAGAACTTTTGCCACTTAATCCTTTTCTATTCCAAGTATCAGCGATTCTCATTTTCCTCGGAGCCTTTATCGGAATCTGGGGCAGTTTAATGTCGGTAAGAAAATTTTTAAAAGTATAGATTAGCATGTTGATAGCTTGCTAATCTACAGTTTGTAGACCAAGTCTAAATATGAGGTTTTGGCAGACTGGATGAAAACGTTTGTCATTCGAGGCACGAGCCCGATGAGAAGCGGAGTTACCAAGAACGGTAATGAGCATTCGAAGAGGGCGAAGTAACAAAGAATGCAAGCGATTGTCAGCAGTCTGAGATTAGCAAGTTGATAGCTTGCTAATCTCAATACATAAATGTACGGATTTATACATATCAGGGGAGGAATTGAGACGTGAAAAAGACATTTTTTACATGGAGCCTTGCAGCTGTTGTCGGGACAAGCAGTGTTTTTTTTCCGTTAACGAATCAAACAAAAGCTGAATCGTTTGAAGAAAAGCAAGCAAAAATTAAAAATGAACGTTCTTCTGTTCAGTCTGATATTAGCAGCAAAAAAAATGAAATAGAAAAACTAGAAGCAGAACAAGATCAATTAGATGCAGAAATTAAAAGCCTTGATATGAAAGTATCGGAAACGGCAAAGAAAATAAAGGAAAAAGAAGAGCAAATCACAAAGACGAAAGCAGAAATTGAAAGTTTGAAAAAGCAAATTGCTGAATTACAAATGCGAATTGATGAAAGAAATGACCTGTTAAAAGATCGGGCAAAATCTTTGCAAGAAAGCGGGGGCGTCATTAGTTATTTAGACGTCTTATTAGGAGCGCAAAGCTTTAGTGATTTTGTAAGCCGCATTAGTGCCGTAACAACCATTGTTGAAGCAGACAAAAAAATTATCGAAGAGCATCAGCGGGATATGAAAATGAAAGAAGAAGCTGAAGCTAAGCTGAATCAAGAGCTGACGGACTTAAGTGAAGCGCTTAAGGAATATGAAATGTTGAAAAAGCAATTAGATGCTCAAATTGAAGAAAAGAATAAAATGTTAAAAGAAGTAGCGGCAGAACACGATCAAGCGATGGAAGACTTAGAAGAACTAGAAGAGCAAGATGCATTTTTAGCTGAACAAGCACGGATTATTGCTGAACAGAAAAGAGAATATGAGCGTCGATTAGCCGAACAAAGAAAAGCATCATCTTCTTCATCAACCGCAAGCGCACCTGCTGCATCTTCTAGCCCAGCGGTTAATGCAAGCGGATTTATTTGGCCAACATCAGGATATGTTTCTTCTAAATTCGGTCCGCGGGATGGAGAATTTCATGACGGTATAGATATTGCTAAAAGCGGTACAGTACCTGTATATGCTGCTGCATCGGGAACTGTTATTCGTGCTTACTATTCTAGCAGCTACGGCAACGTTGCGTTTATTTCTCATAACATTAATGGCCAAGTGTACACAACTGTTTATGCCCATCTTAATAGCTTAGGTGTATCAAGTGGACAAAAAGTGAGTCAAGGTCAATTTGTCGGCTATATGGGGAACACAGGTCGTTCCTTTGGACAACACTTACACTTTGAAGTGCATAAAGGACCTTGGAATGCAAGCAAGTCCAATGCGATTAATCCTTTAACTGTCCTTCCGTAATCATTGCATACGGATCTGAGCTTCTATAAGATGAAAAAGTAAAGCCAAACCCTGTAAAAGAATGGGTTTGGCTTTCTGATTTTTGGAAACGGCATTTGCCTACAAGTTTGTGCTAATCATAACCCTTGTTGGGGCTTTTCCCTTTAATTCAAATTACACTCCTCTTTGATATAAAAATTTCCTATTCCATATAGTGATGAAATTCACCATATGGATATAAAATTCCTTCCTTGTCCAAGTAGAGTAATAAATAGAAGTTTTCCCCCTTAAACTTTACCACAGTATAAAACTGTCTTACAGGCATTGTTCTCCAAAGTCGGGATTTTTGCATGAATGTTCTTCAAATTTTGAATAAAAATACCAAATTATAGATAATACATGAGAAGTACAAGCTATGCATATACTGTAAAAAGAAGGCATGGATTTAATCGATTCAGCTGTATAGATTCTTGTTAAATGGAAAGGAAGGCTAACAATATGAGAAAAAAAATCACAACGTTATGGTTTATGATCTTAACCATTCTATTATGCACATTAGGTGCTGTTGGTGTTGAACATACGAAGCAATTAAATGGAATCAATCAACAAGAATCGGTTCCAGCTTTTTCGCAAACAGCCGAATCGAAGGAAATGAATGAAATCCCAAATTTCGGAAAATTGAAACAAGCCTATGAGCTCATTTTAGAAAAGTATGTCGAACGGGTAGATGAGGAGAAGCTATTAGAGGGAGCTATTCAAGGAATGTTGTCAGCTCTCGAAGATCCATATTCAGTTTATATGGATAAAGAGACGACAGAGCAATTTACCCAATCACTCGGTTCATCGTTTGAAGGAATTGGTGCCGAAGTTGGGGTGAACAATGGTAAGGTTATTATCGTTTCGCCATTTAAAAATTCTCCAGCGGAAAAAGTAGGATTAAAGCCAAATGATCAAATAGTGGAAATTGATGGACAACCAGTGGATGGCTTAAACTTACATGAAACGGTATTGAAAATTCGCGGCAAAAAAGGAACAACGGTTCATATCACGGTTCAACGCTCCGGGCATAAGGAACCGCTGCAGTTTGAAGTAAAACGGGATGAGATTCCAATTGAAACGGTTTTTAGCTCATTAGAAGAGAAGGATGGTAAGAAAATAGGGGTGTTGGAAGTCACTTCATTTTCGGAAAATACCGCTGACGATTTTGTGAAAAAGCTGACAGAGTTAGAAAAAGAAAAAATAGATGGTCTCGTTATAGATGTTCGTGGAAATCCAGGAGGCTATTTACAGTCTGTTGAAGCGATTTTAAAGCAATTTATTCCGAAGGATAAGCCGTATATTCAAATTGAAAATCGAAATGGAGATCGACAAATGTATTTTTCCGAACGAAAAGACAAGAAGCCTTATCCTATTGCAGTCTTAATTGATAAGGGCAGTGCTTCCGCATCCGAAATATTAGCAGGAGCGATGAAAGAAGCAGGCGGATATGAAATAATAGGGGAATCTTCTTTTGGAAAAGGAACTGTTCAACAAGCCATTCCAATGAAGGACGGGAGCAACATTAAGCTAACTCTTTACAAATGGCTCACTCCAAATGGAAATTGGATCCATAATCGTGGCATTGAGCCAACCGTTCATATCGAGCTGCCTAATTATTTTAAAGCACCACCGTTGCAAATAAATGGTGTGTTAAAAGAAGATATGAATAATGATCAAGTGCAGATTGCCCAACATTTATTAAAAGGCATTGGATATGAACCAGGAAGAACGGATGGATATTATGATAAGAATACGAAGCTGGCTGTATCAGCTTTCCAACAAATTCATCATCTTCCCCCAACTGGCGAAATCGATAAAAAAACGGCCTTTTTGCTTAATGAACAAATACAAAAGGAAAAAAGTAAAAAGGAAAACGATTTACAGCTGCAAACAGCTATTCGCGTATTATTAAATGAATGAGCCGATCGATAGTCGGCTCATTTCAGACTGTTGACAAACACTTGCATTTAGCCTAAAAATTCATTTCATATAGGCTTTATATACAAACAGGAATGAGCCTGCCAATGCCGGCTCATTTTATTGGAATTGTTGAAATGAACAATTTTTACAAATAGTGACTTTATGTTAAAATGAAGGAAACTTTCTATCGCGTTCAAAATTTTTGGTTATGTAGTAAAATTGAAAATAACAGAATTGATGGAGGTTCTATAAAAAATTGGGTAAAAAATCTAGCACAATTAGAAAAAAAATTTTTGAACAATTGTTTCAAGAAATGAAGAAGCGAGACAATTCGTTGCATCTGTCAAATGTTCGAGTATATAAAGGAGTTCAATTTTTTTGTATCTATTTAGCGAATTATACAGAAATAAAACATATTGATGAAATTTGTAAAATAGTGATCGAGGATTTTTTTCAATATTTACTGAATAATCAAAAACAAAACGGAATGTCATTGTCTGACATGAAAAAGACTATTTCAGCCATTCAAGAGATCACCAACGTTTCTTCTTGTGAGCATTTATTTGATTTCTCTTTATCGAATCTATCACTTTGGGCGAAATTAAAATAAATGGATGTTTCTATACAAATGAATTTGGTAGAATAAAAGAAATGAACATTTTAACGCTCAAGGTGGTGAGTATTATCGTTCATCAATGGTTCATCGAAGGGCTTTATAGCATCGGTCGTTTTTTCCTTCATCCATTTGTTTATTTCTTTTTGATTTATTCATTTGTTCTTGGTTTCATTCGCGTGAAAAGAGAAAGAAAATCGTTTCATATTCGTGTTTATGATGCATTTGAGGAGATTCGTTTTACATATACGAAGGGGATTGTCGTTGGGCTTTTCTTTTCCATCATCAGCCTTGCTTTCGGATTTTATTTATCATTTGGGGCAATTGTTTTATGGACATTAGTGACATTTGTTTTCAGCTTAACGTTTCGTCCCCGATTACTCTCACCTGTCATAACAGTAGGTACAACCATTTTATTGATCCCTATTTTTCTAAAATGGAGAGAAGGGAACCATTGGATAGACACCTTTTTTGTTGATTTAGAAAAAATTAATGTTCCCGTGTTCACCTTATTATTTGTTTTATTTATTGTCTTGGAAGGAATTTTAGTTTACCGAACAGGACATCTTCGCACCTCTCCATTTATTATCAAAAGTCAACGTGGTTTACCGATTGGAAATCATGCAGCAAAACGAACATGGTTAGTTCCATTTTTATTGTTTGTTCCTGGAGGAGAGCTTGAATCTCCTTTTACTTGGTGGCCAGTTTTCTCCATGAATGGGGAGTCATTTTTACTGCTGTTTTTACCGTTAATAGTCGGGTTTGAGCAGCGCATCCAAGGATCATTACCGAAGGAGAGTATTCAAACGACAGGAAAACGAATTATTTGGCTTGGGATTTTGTGCTTGATTCCAGGTTTTCTTTCCATTTGGGTTCCGCTCTTTTCCTTTATAACTGTATTGATCGCTCTGATAGGACATGAATTCATTACCGTCAAGCAACGAATGAATGACGATTCCGCTTCCTATTATTTTTCAAAACGAGATCAAGGCTTAATCATATTAGGAACGCTGCCAAACTCTCCAGGTGAAAAAATGGGACTAAAAGTTGGAGAAATTTTGCTAAAAGCAAATGGAAAGAGCGTCAAATCAAAATTAGAATTTTACGAAGCGCTGCAGCAAAACCGCGCCTATTGTAAGCTTGAAGTAAAGGGGCTAAATGGAGAAATTCGCTACGTAAAAGGAGCACTTTACGAGGGAAGCCATCATGAACTCGGCATCCTTTTCGTTCCAGACGATAAAAAATGGGAAAAAGAAGCTGCTTCCATATCATAGAAAAGAGGCTGTTCCATATGTGTAAGATCTCACACGTTTTTTGTGTTGAGGTCTGACACGATGACAGCCTCTTTTTCAATTCGAGCGACAATTTCGCATCTTTCCCTAAGTTCGGCGGAGAATCTCTCGGTTTGCGGGAATAATCTCTCGGTTTGCGGGAATAATCTCTCGGTTTGCGGGAACAATCTCTCGGTTTGCGGGAACAATCTCTCGGTTTGAGCGATTAATCTCTCGGTTCGTGCGAAGAATCTCTCGGTTTGTGCGAACAATCTCTCGGTTTGCGCGATTAATCTCTCGGTTTGCACGAAGAATCTCTCGGTTTGTGCGAACAATCTCTCGGTTTGAGCGAACAATCTCTCGGTTCGCGGGAATAATCTCTCGGTTTGAGCAAAAAATTACCCGGTTCGCGCGAAAGTACATTCCCTCTACTCGTTTATTTCATGCTTTTCAATATGGTAGCCGTGATCATCTTTAGCCGAACGGACAAACATCGTCCCAAACGTAATCGCAAGTCCCATAATTATACCAATGGTTCCAATATTTATATCATTTTTGTATATAGCGCTAAACCCAGAAACAAAAAGTCCAAAAGAAATAATAAAAGGCAATATGGACGGATTTGGCATGTGAATATCCTGCAGCGGCTCAGCAGGCGTTAATTCCTTATTACCTTGCTGCTTTTCAATCCACCAAGGATCGAGTCCTTTAACTAATGGGATTTGTTTAAAATTATACTCAGGTGGAGGGGAAGAGAGTGCCCACTCCATCGTTCTCGCATCCCATGGATCATTTCCCGCTTTTTCTCCTTTCGCAAAGGTAATGATAATGTTCACTAACATGACAGCAGTAGCGATCGTCATAAAGATAGCACCGATCGAACTAATGAAATTTCCCAAATCAAATCCTTGTCCAGGCAAATAAGTAAAAATTCGTCTCGGCATTCCCCATAAACCTAAAAAATGTTGAATAAAGAAAGTGAGGTGAAAACCTATAAAAAAGAGCCAAAACGAAATTTTTCCTAATCTTTCATTTAAAATCTTTCCGAACATTTTTGGCCACCAGTAATGTAAAGCAGCGAAAAGGGCAAAAACAACACCGCCTACAAGCACATAATGAAAGTGGGCAACGACAAAGTATGTGTCATGAAATTGGAAATCAGCCGGCGCAGCTGCAACCATAACACCTGTCACACCGCCGATTGTAAAGGAAACGATAAAAGCAATCGACCAGAGCATCGCTGTGGTCGTCCAGATACTCCCTCCCCACATTGTAAAGAGCCAGTTGAATATTTTAATACCAGTTGGAACCCCAATGGCCATTGTTGCTAAGGCAAAAATAGAATTCGCAATCGGTCCAAGTCCTGTCGTAAACATATGATGAGCCCACACCATAAACCCTAAAAATCCGATTAATACTGTGGCAAAAACCATCGACGTATAGCCAAACAGCCTTTTTTTCGAAAAAGCCGGAATCGTCTCTGAAAAAATGCCGAACGCTGGAAGCATTAATAAGTACACTTCTGGATGTCCGAAAATCCAAAATAAATGCTCCCAAATGATTGAATTCCCGCCTAACGAAATGTTAAAAAATGCAGTTCCAAATAAACGGTCTAACATTAAAAAAAATAAGGCAACCGTTAATACAGGAAAGGCAAACAAAATTAAAGCAGAGGAAACAAATGTTGACCATGTGAACAGCGGCATTCTCATGTAAGTCATTCCTGGGGCTCTCATATTAATAATGGTCGTTAAAAAATTAATCGCTGAAATAAGAGTTCCTAGACCGGATATTTGTAAACCAATTGTATAAAACTCTGTTCCGTGTGTTGGAGTTTCCAACGCCAAAGTTGTGTAGGAAGTCCATCCTGCATCAGGAGCTCCACCTAAAAAAAAGCTTAAATTAAGTAAAAGCCCGCCAAATAAAAAGAGCCAAAACCCTAATGAATTTAAAAACGGAAACGCTACATCGCGTGCGCCAATTTGCAGTGGCACAATCGCATTCATAAAACCGAACAAAATGGGTGTTGCTGCTAAAAAAAGCATGGTCGTCCCGTGCATCGTTAACAATTGATTATAAAAGCCTGCACTGACAAAATCATTTTGTGGAAACATTAATTGAATCCGGATCAATAATGCTTCAAGTCCTGCTAAAAGAAAGAAGAAAAGGCCTGCAAACAAATATAAATGAGCAATTTTTTTATGGTCAACGGTTGTTAAATAGTCTAAGACGATATTTTTTTTATAAATTAAATTTGTTTTCATTCCAAAACCTCCTTAACATGATTTGAAATATGTACCATCATCATTTTGTGCAATGATGGAACAATTTATCCTCTTTTTGGTGATTTTCCTAGCCAGCCAGCAACATTGATGGGGTCGATAACATGTTCACGCTTTCCCCATTTGACAAAAAAGTAGGCGATAAACGTTAAGCTGACGACATGAAATCCCCCTAAAAATATAAGTATTCCTAACAATAAATCTATTTGTTGATCAACATGAATGAGGGAAATTTGCCTCATCTCTTTGAAAGTCGATTGGTTCGTTAAATAGAACAAATATAGGATAAAAGTAATTATGACCATGTTGACGAAAAGGGTGAGTATTTTTTCCTTTTCATTTTGTTGTGGTTGAATAAAAACAGAAGAAATAATGAGGCTCCACCATAGCAAATAGGAAGTCATCGTAATGAGCAATTTCAATACAATAGTTAAAAAAATGGGTAAGTCCGTCATGAAATACATGAATAAAAAGGAAAAAAATAAAATTTTCGTAGTTCTAGGCTTGATTAAAAATAGAAGAAGATGGCGGAAACGATAATACCAAAAAAGGCGATGCAAATATTTTTCTAACCCTATTAAAATGAGGGGAGGTATAACAAACCAAAACAACATATCATAAAACATTTGCAGGATCATATTTTCGGATTCTATTACGATTGAAAGGAAGTTTTCAAGCAATAATAATAAGAGGCCTAAATAAAAGGATAATTGATTCAATAGATGAGCTGACCAAGATTTGCTTGCTTTTTGATACCATAACGCTGCTGCAAACTCAATCATAAATAAAAGGACAAACAAGATTAGATTATAGGAAAAAGACAACTGTTCCATTTTCATAATTCCTTCCTTCTTTCATTTATCACCTATAATTTGGATATGTTTATGGAATTATATGCATTCGTATTTAGTATTCGGTAAAAGATTTTCATAAACCTTTGGAAGTGGTATGATGAAACTAAAAGCTCAATTGGAATAGCAAGATGAACATAAGGCTTATTTATAATGAGCGTACAGTGAATGATCAAATTTTTGTACAAGAAAGAGGTATTTAATCATGTTAAAGCTTGTTCTCGCTGCCTTTGTCCCGTTTTTACTCGTATTATTTTTTACACGTGTTACGTACAATCATTATGTCGGAACACTTTTAACAGCGGCTCTTCTCATTGCGTCTTACTACGCTGGACATATGAATACTATCTATGTTGCCATACTAGATGTTGTTAGTCTCATTGCTGGTTTTATTGTCGCAAACAAAATGAAGGAAAATGTGAAAAAATCTACGTAAGCCTGTTCTTTATATAGTAGATCAGGTTTCTTTTTATTAGGCTGTTTTCGTCAATTTTGTTGCTTTTCGCCTGTCTATGAACCGAACAAAACACGTGGTCGGACAAACCGTATTTGACCGGCCATCTACTTTTGTTCGGTTCACGTCATGTTACAACGTGTAGCTAGCGTGTTGCTTCTTTATGACTGTCGAAAAGCTATAGTCAAGCAACAATCTTATTAAATCGATTAAGCGGAAAGATCCCCTATCTTTGGCTCAAAAAAACGTTCCTTAAGACCTTCAAATCTCTTACATCCTTATTTGGGCTCATTAAACCACAATTATTTGTTACTCTTCCCAAAGATCTCAAGGCAATATTTACAACACGAACTTTAGTTCGTACTTTTAGAGATTTTACTTCTCATTATGGTACAATATGTTTACGATTATGAGGAAATGGAGGCTTTCGTGTGAAAGATCGGTTTGAATTAGTGTCTAAATATAAGCCGCAAGGAGATCAGCCAAAAGCGATCAAGCAATTAGTAGAAGGAATTAAACAGGGCAAAAAACATCAAACTTTGTTAGGAGCAACAGGAACAGGTAAAACGTTTACGATTTCAAATGTTATAAAAGAGGTGAATAAACCGACACTTGTCATTGCCCATAATAAGACACTTGCAGGACAGCTTTATAGTGAGTTTAAAGAATTTTTCCCAAACAATGCCGTTGAATACTTCGTAAGCTACTACGATTATTATCAGCCAGAAGCATATGTCCCGCAAACAGATACGTACATTGAAAAAGATGCGAGTATTAACGAGGAAATTGATAAATTGAGACACTCTGCGACATCTTCGTTGTTTGAACGAAAAGATGTCATTATTATTGCCAGTGTGTCCTGTATTTATGGTTTAGGTTCTCCAGAGGAATACCGAGATCTTGTCGTATCTCTTCGTGTTGGTATGGAAATTGAGCGTAATGAATTGTTACGAAAGCTTGTTGACGTACAGTATGAAAGAAACGATATTGATTTTCAACGCGGGACGTTCCGTGTGCGCGGTGACGTTGTGGAAATTTTCCCTGCTTCAAGGGATGAGCATTGTATTCGCGTTGAATTTTTTGGTGATGAAATTGACCGTATCCGCGAAGTCGACGCTTTGACGGGAGAAATTATCGGGGATCGTGAGCATGTCGCCATTTTCCCGGCTTCACACTTCGTCACACGTGAAGAAAAAATGAAAATTGCCATTCAAAATATTGAGAAGGAACTTGAAGAGCGTTTAGTGGAGCTTCGGGAGCAAGGAAAGCTGCTTGAGGCGCAGCGTTTGGAGCAGCGGACTCGTTATGATCTAGAAATGATGAGAGAAATGGGTTTTTGTTCTGGAATAGAAAACTACTCCCGTCATTTAACATTGCGGCCTCCTGGTTCTACACCGTATACGTTATTAGATTATTTTGGTGATGACTTTTTAATCGTCATCGATGAATCACATGTGACGATTCCTCAAATTCGCGGAATGTATAACGGTGACCAAGCTCGTAAGCAAGTATTAGTCGATCATGGATTCCGCTTGCCTTCAGCGATGGATAACCGTCCGCTTAAGTTTGAGGAATTTGAAAAGCATATGAAAAACGTGATTTACGTTTCAGCAACACCGGGTCCATATGAACTGGAACAAGCTCCTGATGTTGTTGAACAAATTATTCGTCCAACAGGTCTTTTAGATCCTACAATCGATGTTCGCCCGATCGAAGGTCAAATTGATGATTTAATCGGTGAAATCAGGAAGCGTGTAGCACGTAATGAACGGGTTTTGGTCACAACATTAACGAAAAAAATGGCTGAAGATTTGACCGACTATTTAAAGGAGATTGGTATTAAAGTAACGTACCTTCATTCAGAAATTAAAACACTTGAGCGTATCGAGATTATACGTGACTTGCGTTTAGGAAAACATGAAGTGTTAGTAGGAATCAACTTATTAAGAGAAGGTTTGGACATACCAGAAGTGTCTCTTGTTGCGATTTTAGATGCGGATAAAGAAGGGTTTTTACGTTCAGAGCGTTCGTTAATTCAGACGATTGGCCGTGCAGCGAGAAATGCCAATGGCCATGTCATTATGTATGCTGATACGATCACCAAATCGATGGAAATCGCGATTAATGAAACGAAGCGTCGTCGAAGTATTCAAGAGCAATACAACAAAGAACACGGAATTGTTCCGAAGACGATTCAAAAAGAAATTCGTGATGTTATTCGTGCAACATATGCAGCTGAGGATCAATCGACATATGAAGCGGATAAAGCACTTAAACTAGATAAATTATCGAAGAAAGAAAGAGAAAAAGTGATCGAGCAAATGGAAAAAGAAATGAAGGAAGCAGCGAAAGCATTAGATTTCGAACGAGCAGCCGAGCTGCGTGATCTCATCATGGAGTTAAAAGCGGAAGGATGATTGAATAATGGCAATGGACAAAATCATTGTTAAAGGAGCAAGAGCCCATAACTTAAAAAATATCGATGTCTCAATTCCTAGGGATAAGCTGGTCGTCCTAACTGGGTTATCGGGTTCAGGAAAATCCTCATTGGCTTTTGATACGATATATGCAGAAGGGCAGCGGCGCTATGTTGAATCGTTGTCAGCGTATGCGCGACAATTTTTAGGGCAAATGGATAAACCCGATGTCGATGCGATTGAAGGATTATCACCGGCGATTTCCATTGACCAAAAAACAACGAGCCGCAACCCACGTTCAACGGTTGGAACGGTAACGGAAATATATGATTACTTACGTTTATTGTACGCTCGTGTTGGGCGACCGGTATGTCCAACACATGGAATTGAAATTACATCGCAAACGATTGAACAAATGGTCGATCGCATTCTAGAGTACCCGGAACGAACAAAGTTGCAAATTTTAGCTCCTGTTGTTTCTGGGAGAAAAGGAACACATGTGAAAACATTTGAAGATATTAAAAAGCAAGGATATGTCCGTGTTCGTGTTGATGGGGAAATGATGGAGCTTTCAGACGACATTTCCTTAGAGAAGAATAAAAAGCATTCCATTGAAGTGGTTGTGGACCGGATTATTGTCAAAGAAGGAATTCAAACAAGATTAGCTGACTCGCTAGAAACAGCGTTGAAGCTTGGACAAGGTCGTGTCATGATTGATGTCATTGGAAAAGAGGAGCTGCTTTTTAGTGAACACCATGCTTGTCCAATTTGTGGTTTTTCTATTGGTGAACTAGAACCACGTATGTTTTCATTTAATAGTCCATATGGTGCTTGTCCAGATTGTGATGGTTTAGGAACGAAGCTAGAGGTTGATTTAGACCTTGTGATTCCAAACAAAGAACTTTCATTGCGACAGCATGCAATAGCTCCGTGGGAACCTTCTAGTTCACAATATTACCCACAGCTTTTAGAAGCAGTATGCAATCATTACAGCATTGATATGGATATTCCGGTCAAAGATATCCCCAAACACCTAATAGACAAATTATTGTACGGCAGTAATGGGGAAAAAATTTATTTCCGTTATGAAAATGACTTTGGCCAAGTGCGAGAAAATTATATTGAATTTGAAGGGGTTGTTCATAATATTGAACGTCGGTATAAAGAGACAACCTCAGATTATATACGTGAACAAATGGAA
This sequence is a window from Bacillus alveayuensis. Protein-coding genes within it:
- a CDS encoding cytochrome c oxidase subunit 1 (product_source=KO:K02274; cath_funfam=1.10.287.70,1.20.210.10; cog=COG0843; ko=KO:K02274; pfam=PF00115; superfamily=81442; tigrfam=TIGR02891; transmembrane_helix_parts=Inside_1_26,TMhelix_27_49,Outside_50_68,TMhelix_69_91,Inside_92_103,TMhelix_104_126,Outside_127_152,TMhelix_153_175,Inside_176_194,TMhelix_195_217,Outside_218_236,TMhelix_237_259,Inside_260_271,TMhelix_272_294,Outside_295_308,TMhelix_309_331,Inside_332_343,TMhelix_344_366,Outside_367_375,TMhelix_376_398,Inside_399_416,TMhelix_417_439,Outside_440_458,TMhelix_459_481,Inside_482_549,TMhelix_550_569,Outside_570_572,TMhelix_573_595,Inside_596_611) encodes the protein MKTNLIYKKNIVLDYLTTVDHKKIAHLYLFAGLFFFLLAGLEALLIRIQLMFPQNDFVSAGFYNQLLTMHGTTMLFLAATPILFGFMNAIVPLQIGARDVAFPFLNSLGFWLFLFGGLLLNLSFFLGGAPDAGWTSYTTLALETPTHGTEFYTIGLQISGLGTLISAINFLTTIINMRAPGMTYMRMPLFTWSTFVSSALILFAFPVLTVALFFLMLDRLFGTAFFNISLGGNSIIWEHLFWIFGHPEVYLLMLPAFGIFSETIPAFSKKRLFGYTSMVFATVLIGFLGFMVWAHHMFTTGLGPIANSIFALATMAIGVPTGIKIFNWLFTMWGGSIWTTTAMLWSIAFIVSFTIGGVTGVMVAAAPADFQFHDTYFVVAHFHYVLVGGVVFALFAALHYWWPKMFGKILNERLGKISFWLFFIGFHLTFFIQHFLGLWGMPRRIFTYLPGQGFDLGNFISSIGAIFMTIATAVMLVNIIITFAKGEKAGNDPWDARTMEWALSSPPPEYNFKQIPLVKGLDPWWIEKQQGNKELTPAEPLQDIHMPNPSILPFIISFGLFVSGFSAIYKNDINIGTIGIIMGLAITFGTMFVRSAKDDHGYHIEKHEINE
- a CDS encoding hypothetical protein (product_source=Hypo-rule applied; cath_funfam=2.30.42.10; smart=SM00228; superfamily=161093,50156; transmembrane_helix_parts=Outside_1_23,TMhelix_24_46,Inside_47_76,TMhelix_77_99,Outside_100_113,TMhelix_114_132,Inside_133_152,TMhelix_153_175,Outside_176_219,TMhelix_220_242,Inside_243_261,TMhelix_262_293,Outside_294_411) produces the protein MNILTLKVVSIIVHQWFIEGLYSIGRFFLHPFVYFFLIYSFVLGFIRVKRERKSFHIRVYDAFEEIRFTYTKGIVVGLFFSIISLAFGFYLSFGAIVLWTLVTFVFSLTFRPRLLSPVITVGTTILLIPIFLKWREGNHWIDTFFVDLEKINVPVFTLLFVLFIVLEGILVYRTGHLRTSPFIIKSQRGLPIGNHAAKRTWLVPFLLFVPGGELESPFTWWPVFSMNGESFLLLFLPLIVGFEQRIQGSLPKESIQTTGKRIIWLGILCLIPGFLSIWVPLFSFITVLIALIGHEFITVKQRMNDDSASYYFSKRDQGLIILGTLPNSPGEKMGLKVGEILLKANGKSVKSKLEFYEALQQNRAYCKLEVKGLNGEIRYVKGALYEGSHHELGILFVPDDKKWEKEAASIS
- a CDS encoding hypothetical protein (product_source=Hypo-rule applied; cath_funfam=1.20.5.370; superfamily=58022) — protein: MFAQTERLFAQTERFFVQTERLIAQTERLFAQTERFFARTERLIAQTERLFPQTERLFPQTERLFPQTERLFPQTERFSAELRERCEIVARIEKEAVIVSDLNTKNV